From Onychostoma macrolepis isolate SWU-2019 chromosome 19, ASM1243209v1, whole genome shotgun sequence, a single genomic window includes:
- the pabpc1b gene encoding polyadenylate-binding protein 1b, with translation MNPSAPSYPMASLYVGDLHQDVTEAMLYEKFSPAGAILSIRVCRDMITRRSLGYAYVNFQQPADAERALDTMNFDVIKGRPVRIMWSQRDPSLRKSGVGNIFIKNLDKSIDNKALYDTFSAFGNILSCKVVCDENGSKGYGFVHFETQEAAERAIEKMNGMLLNDRKVFVGRFKSRKEREAELGARAKEFTNVYIKNFGEDMDDEKLKDIFSKYGSAMSIRVMTDEHGKSRGFGFVSFERHEDAQRAVDEMNGKEMNGKLIYVGRAQKKVERQTELKRKFEQMKQDRMTRYQGVNLYVKNLDDGIDDERLRKEFSPFGTITSAKVMMDGGRSKGFGFVCFSSPEEATKAVTEMNGRIVATKPLYVALAQRKEERQAHLTNQYMQRMASVRAVPNPVINPYQPAPPSGYFMAAIPQAQNRAAYYPTSQLTQLRPSPRWTAQGVRPQHFQNMPGTMRPSAPRPQTFSTMRPASQVPRMMSTQRVAAQTMGPRPSTAAAAASAPPVRGVPQYKYAPSVRSPQQHMNTQPQVTMQQPAVHVQGQEPLTASMLAAAPPQEQKQMLGERLFPLIQNMHPSLAGKITGMLLEIDNSELLHMLESPESLRSKVDEAVAVLQAHQAKEAAQKTVTNSTGVPNV, from the exons CTGAACGGGCTTTAGACACGATGAACTTTGACGTCATCAAGGGTAGACCTGTCCGCATCATGTGGTCTCAGCGCGACCCCTCTCTGAGGAAGAGCGGCGTTGGAAACATCTTCATCAAGAACCTGGATAAGTCTATTGATAATAAAGCCCTATATGACACCTTTTCTGCATTTGGCAACATCCTGTCCTGCAAG GTGGTTTGTGACGAGAATGGCTCAAAGGGCTACGGCTTTGTGCACTTTGAGACCCAGGAGGCCGCTGAAAGAGCCATTGAGAAAATGAACGGCATgttgctgaatgacagaaaaGT GTTTGTAGGGCGCTTCAAATCTCGCAAGGAGAGGGAGGCTGAGCTCGGCGCAAGAGCCAAAGAATTTACAAATGTGTACATCAAAAACTTTGGGGAAGACATGGATGATGAAAAACTCAAGGACATCTTCAGCAAATATG GTTCTGCCATGAGCATCCGTGTCATGACTGATGAACATGGAAAGTCCAGAGGCTTTGGATTTGTGAGTTTTGAGAGGCACGAAGACGCCCAAAGG GCTGTGGATGAGATGAACGGCAAAGAAATGAACGGGAAGCTTATCTATGTGGGTCGTGCTCAGAAGAAAGTGGAGCGGCAAACTGAGCTCAAGCGCAAATTTGAGCAGATGAAGCAGGACCGCATGACTCGCTACCAG GGTGTCAATCTTTACGTGAAGAACTTGGATGATGGTATTGATGACGAGCGTCTTCGTAAAGAGTTCTCTCCCTTCGGTACAATCACCAGTGCCAAG GTCATGATGGACGGTGGTCGCAGTAAAGGCTTTGGATTTGTCTGTTTCTCTTCCCCTGAGGAAGCCACTAAAGCGGTGACTGAGATGAATGGCCGTATTGTGGCCACTAAGCCATTGTATGTGGCTCTTGCTCAGCGCAAAGAGGAACGGCAGGCCCATCTCACCAACCAGTACATGCAGAGGATGGCCAGTGTCCGTGCAGTGCCAAACCCCGTTATCAACCCCTACCAACCTGCACCTCCGTCAGGATACTTCATGGCTGCCATTCCACAG GCCCAGAACAGAGCTGCGTATTACCCTACCAGTCAGCTCACCCAGCTCAGACCCAGTCCCCGCTGGACCGCACAAGGCGTCCGGCCTCAGC ACTTCCAGAACATGCCAGGCACAATGCGCCCATCTGCCCCCAGACCTCAGACCTTCAGCACCATGCGTCCTGCATCTCAGGTGCCTCGCATGATGTCCACTCAGCGTGTTG CTGCTCAGACTATGGGTCCACGACCCAGCACTGCAGCGGCTGCAGCTTCCGCTCCTCCAGTGCGCGGAGTGCCGCAGTACAAATACGCCCCCAGTGTCCGCAGCCCCCAGCAGCACATGAACACACAGCCTCAGGTGACCATGCAGCAG CCTGCTGTGCACGTGCAAGGACAGGAACCGCTCACGGCCTCCATGCTCGCCGCTGCCCCGCCACAGGAACAGAAGCAGATGCTGG GTGAACGTCTCTTCCCACTTATCCAGAATATGCATCCCAGCCTGGCTGGCAAGATCACCGGTATGCTGCTGGAAATCGACAACTCGGAGCTCCTCCACATGCTGGAGTCTCCAGAGTCTCTGCGCTCCAAG GTCGATGAGGCAGTGGCCGTACTCCAGGCTCACCAGGCTAAAGAAGCCGCTCAGAAAACCGTGACCAATTCTACTGGCGTGCCAAACGTCTAA